One part of the Solanum dulcamara chromosome 8, daSolDulc1.2, whole genome shotgun sequence genome encodes these proteins:
- the LOC129900745 gene encoding putative glucuronosyltransferase PGSIP8: MIGRMRWLLVLMVIATSASIGAETTSLKRVQRNAYATMMYMGTPRDYEFYVATRVMLRSLSRLGVEADLVVIASLDVPIQWVRTLEQEDGAKVVRVKNLNNPYCINPNWRFKLTLNKLYAWSLVDYDRVVMLDADNLFLQKTDELFQCGQFCAVFINPCIFHTGLFVLQPSKKVFNDMVHEIEIGRENQDGADQGFIGGHFPDLLDQPMFHPPLNGTQLQGNYRLPLGYQMDASYYYLKLHWSVPCGPNSVITFPGAPWLKPWYWWSWPVLPLGIQWHEQRRLTVGYGAEMIAVLIQAIFYLGIIAVTRLARPNLSKLCYRHDDSKSVFLLRTGLKLIAIWSILAAYTVPFFVIPCTVHPLVGWSLYLLGSLSLSCITVNAFLLPMLPVLVPWVGILGVLLVMAYPWYNDGVIRAMAVFAYAFCASPALWMALVKIKCSLHVSLEREGFLPKLSESTAPAGSNKLY, encoded by the exons ATGATAGGGCGGATGAGGTGGTTGTTAGTATTGATGGTGATAGCAACGTCGGCGAGTATTGGGGCTGAAACGACGTCGTTAAAACGGGTACAGAGAAACGCGTATGCGACTATGATGTATATGGGAACTCCGAGGGACTACGAGTTCTATGTAGCGACTCGAGTAATGCTCCGATCACTTTCCCGGCTAGGAGTGGAAGCCGATCTCGTTGTCATTGCTTCACTTGACGTTCCGATTCAATGGGTTCGAACTCT AGAACAGGAAGATGGTGCAAAGGTGGTTAGAGTTAAAAATCTGAACAATCCATACTGTATCAACCCTAATTGGAGATTCAAGCTAACACTGAACAAACTTTATGCGTGGAGCCTAGTAGATTATGACAGGGTTGTCATGCTTGATGCTGACAACCTTTTCCTCCAGAAAACTGATGAACTGTTCCAATGTGGCCAGTTTTGTGCTGTCTTCATTAATCCCTGCATCTTCCACACTGGTCTCTTTGTCTTGCAG CCATCAAAAAAGGTGTTCAATGACATGGTTCATGAGATAGAGATTGGGAGGGAAAACCAAGACGGTGCAGATCAAGGTTTTATTGGAGGCCACTTCCCAGATTTACTTGATCAGCCAATGTTCCACCCTCCTCTTAATGGTACCCAGCTCCAGGGAAATTACAGGCTTCCTCTAGGATACCAAATGGACGCGTCTTATTATT ATCTCAAACTCCATTGGTCGGTACCTTGTGGACCTAATAGTGTCATTACATTCCCCGGAGCTCCATGGTTAAAACCATGGTATTGGTGGTCATGGCCTGTCTTACCTTTGGGCATCCAATGGCATGAACAGCGACGTTTAACTGTTGG GTATGGTGCTGAGATGATAGCAGTGCTTATCCAAGCTATATTTTACCTAGGAATAATAGCAGTGACACGCCTAGCACGCCCAAATTTATCCAAGTTGTGCTATCGCCATGATGATAGCAAGAGTGTCTTCTTACTACGAACTGGCCTAAAATTGATTGCTATATGGTCCATTCTTGCTGCCTACACAGTTCCTTTCTTCGTGATTCCTTGCACAGTTCATCCACTAGTTGGTTGGAGTCTCTACTTACTCGGCTCTCTTTCACTATCCTGTATAACAGTGAATGCATTTCTTTTGCCAATGCTACCGGTTTTAGTGCCATGGGTTGGAATCCTTGGGGTCCTTTTGGTGATGGCTTACCCTTGGTACAACGACGGTGTTATAAGAGCAATGGCTGTATTTGCATATGCTTTCTGTGCCTCCCCAGCATTATGGATGGCATTGGTTAAAATCAAGTGTTCTCTTCATGTTTCACTTGAGAGGGAAGGATTCTTGCCTAAGTTGAGTGAATCTACAGCACCTGCTGGTTCTAACAAACTGTATTGA
- the LOC129900941 gene encoding peroxisome biogenesis protein 19-2-like: MATDDLDQLLDSALDDFQSLNLTSASHRNGDGEGKKGSSCMPSEVQGLGMTLPGLKAKKGGKQKAAKEAKDSHVTEALDKLREQTRETVKGLESVAGTRPGAENFGSDPMMDDWFKQFEELAGSQDMESIVETMMQQLLSEEVLHEPMREIGERYPKWLEDNKAKLSSEEYERYRNQYELIRDLNKVYETEPSNFNKIVELMQKMQECGQPPNDIVQELAPDFDISTLGQLSPEMLESQQNCCIM, from the exons ATGGCTACTGATGATTTAGACCAACTTCTTGACA GTGCTTTGGATGATTTTCAGAGCCTCAATCTCACTTCTGCTTCTCACAG AAACGGGGATGGAGAGGGAAAGAAAGGGAGTTCTTGTATGCCTAGTGAGGTTCAAGGGCTTGGGATGACATTGCCCGGTTTGAAAGCCAAGAAGGGGGGGAAGCAAAAGGCTGCCAAGGAGGCAAAGGACTCGCACGTCACTGAAGCTCTTGATAAGCTTAGAGAGCAGACTAGAGAGACTGTTAAAGGATTGGAATCAGTGGCAGGGACGAGACCCGGTGCAGAGAACTTTGGAAGTGATCCAATGATGGACGATTGGTTCAAGCAGTTTGAGGAGCTGGCTGGTTCTCAG GACATGGAGTCTATTGTAGAGACCATGATGCAGCAGCTTCTTTCAGAGGAAGTTCTTCATGAACCTATGAGAGAAATTGGAGAAAGATATCCAAAATGGTTGGAAGACAATAAAGCCAAGTTAAGCAGTGAAGAATATGAACGTTACAGGAACCAGTATGAACTTATAAGAGATCTAAACAAAGTCTATGAAACTGAGCCAAGCAACTTCAACAAAATTGTTGAGCTTATGCAGAAAATGCAAGAATGTGGCCAACCACCAAATGATATAGTGCAAGAACTTGCTCCAGACTTTGATATATCAACTCTTGGACAACT ATCACCGGAAATGCTCGAGTCCCAACAGAACTGCTGTATTATGTGA
- the LOC129899066 gene encoding uncharacterized protein LOC129899066 isoform X3: MDSSQQNQYPYYPASQQPYNPSRFQAYDRQSYYQYNQDPNQRQQQQQMYNHQQQQQQYHHQQPQQQFSSYYPPNYSSSYPPQHPQTHQQWNPQEPPIHPPGVSIQPSHGQPHFQLPNQQNGYHLPQRTDGVGLGMNPVAALAQLNQLAGSVGSAERPTAGLHGQSWYPQTQGFGPVIGGPGTYTGPGLGSGAFPGNGAGPSGLRSHAGKSLDKGGGRSRGGDRRRGGGPSKGGDRRRGGGQSKGGDRRRGDGQSKGGDRRRGDGQSKGGDRRRGGGQSKGGGRGKVSNSARVGRCDLCNVDCGCLGILKMHLNGKRHKRNLEKLEANENRTVGDFENVQKPSGDLKPGTAMKPDNLLVEEETKQNPPQNIPLTAMKPDNLLVEEETKQNPPENIPLTVMKPDDLLVEEETKQNPPQNIPLTAMKPDNLLVEEETKQNPPQNIPLTAMKPDSLLVEEETKQNPPQNIPSTAMKPDDLLVKEETKQNPPQNIPLDTVSSENKLETEQKINNAQQADPPKDASLDLLEKKPMMNQSGYQRSGVKRKALVGGRKKKKVSKAKRLAIEPSNSKVVIPLMCDLCNVQCDTREILRQHLLGRQHISALKCVEGHHPIYGQAGLQAIYPPNPVTNSLYSLGAQQVLNGAQASDPIAGASLLPQNENAAVPSGTGVSGLN, encoded by the exons ATGGATTCATCTCAGCAAAACCAATATCCTTATTATCCTGCATCACAGCAACCCTATAATCCATCTcgttttcaagcctatgatcgtCAATCCTATTATCAATACAATCAAGACCCAAATCAACGACAACAGCAGCAGCAGATGTATAATCAtcaacaacagcagcagcagtatCATCATCAACAGCCCCAACAACAATTTTCATCGTATTACCCTCCTAATTATTCAAGTTCATATCCACCACAACACCCACAAACCCATCAACAATGGAATCCTCAAGAACCCCCAATTCATCCACCGGGGGTTTCAATTCAACCCTCACATGGGCAACCTCACTTTCAGTTACCGAATCAGCAGAATGGTTATCACTTGCCCCAAAGGACAGACGGGGTTGGGCTAGGGATGAACCCTGTGGCAGCGTTGGCACAGTTGAACCAGTTAGCTGGTTCTGTGGGTTCAGCGGAAAGGCCGACGGCTGGATTGCACGGTCAGAGTTGGTACCCTCAGACACAAGGGTTCGGACCCGTGATTGGAGGGCCGGGTACCTATACGGGTCCGGGTCTGGGATCTGGTGCATTTCCTGGAAATGGGGCGGGCCCATCTGGATTGCGTTCTCAT GCTGGTAAATCATTAGATAAGGGTGGTGGTAGAAGCAGGGGTGGTGATAGAAGGAGGGGTGGTGGTCCGAGCAAGGGTGGTGATAGAAGGAGGGGTGGTGGTCAGAGCAAAGGTGGTGATAGGAGGAGGGGTGATGGTCAGAGCAAAGGTGGTGATAGAAGGAGGGGTGATGGTCAGAGCAAAGGTGGTGATAGAAGGAGGGGTGGTGGTCAGAGCAAAGGTGGTGGTAGGGGTAAAGTTAGCAATTCTGCTCGAGTTGGTAGGTGTGATCTGTGCAATGTTGATTGCGGTTGTTTGGGCATCCTTAAGATGCACTTGAATGGAAAGCGGCACAAAAGGAACTTGGAAAAATTGGAAGCAAATGAAAACAGAACTGTTGGCGATTTCGAGAATGTGCAGAAACCTTCTGGTGACTTAAAACCAGGAACAGCCATGAAGCCTGATAACTTGCTTGTGGAAGAAGAGACTAAGCAGAATCCACCACAAAATATTCCTTTAACAGCCATGAAGCCTGATAACTTGCTTGTGGAAGAAGAGACTAAGCAGAATCCACCAGAAAATATTCCTTTAACAGTCATGAAGCCTGATGACTTGCTTGTGGAAGAAGAGACTAAGCAGAATCCACCACAAAATATTCCGTTAACAGCCATGAAACCTGATAACTTGCTTGTGGAAGAAGAGACTAAGCAGAATCCACCACAAAATATTCCTTTAACAGCCATGAAGCCTGATAGCTTACTTGTGGAAGAAGAGACTAAGCAGAATCCACCACAAAATATTCCTTCAACAGCCATGAAGCCTGATGACTTGCTTGTGAAAGAAGAGACTAAGCAGAATCCACCACAAAATATTCCTTTAGACACTGTATCTTccgaaaataaattagaaactGAACAGAAAATCAATAATGCACAACAAGCTGATCCACCTAAAGATGCAAGTCTCGATTTGCTGGAAAAGAAGCCCATGATGAATCAATCTGGATATCAGAGGTCCGGTGTGAAACGCAAGGCGTTAGTTGGtggaaggaagaaaaagaaagtttcTAAAGCGAAGAGGCTGGCGATTGAACCTTCCAATTCTAAGGTTGTAATTCCTTTGATGTGTGACCTGTGCAATGTGCAATGTGATACACGGGAGATTCTGAGACAACATCTTTTGGGTAGACAGCACATTTCAGCCCTCAAGTGTGTTGAAGGTCACCACCCTATATATGGACAAGCAGGACTTCAAGCGATTTATCCTCCTAATCCCGTCACAAATTCCCTATATTCACTGGGTGCTCAACAAGTTTTGAATGGTGCACAAGCTTCAGATCCCATTGCTGGTGCATCTCTTCTTCCTCAGAATGAAAATGCTGCTGTGCCTTCTGGAACAG GAGTCAGTGGTTTGAATTGA
- the LOC129899066 gene encoding uncharacterized protein LOC129899066 isoform X2, giving the protein MDSSQQNQYPYYPASQQPYNPSRFQAYDRQSYYQYNQDPNQRQQQQQMYNHQQQQQQYHHQQPQQQFSSYYPPNYSSSYPPQHPQTHQQWNPQEPPIHPPGVSIQPSHGQPHFQLPNQQNGYHLPQRTDGVGLGMNPVAALAQLNQLAGSVGSAERPTAGLHGQSWYPQTQGFGPVIGGPGTYTGPGLGSGAFPGNGAGPSGLRSHLLLQAGKSLDKGGGRSRGGDRRRGGGPSKGGDRRRGGGQSKGGDRRRGDGQSKGGDRRRGDGQSKGGDRRRGGGQSKGGGRGKVSNSARVGRCDLCNVDCGCLGILKMHLNGKRHKRNLEKLEANENRTVGDFENVQKPSGDLKPGTAMKPDNLLVEEETKQNPPQNIPLTAMKPDNLLVEEETKQNPPENIPLTVMKPDDLLVEEETKQNPPQNIPLTAMKPDNLLVEEETKQNPPQNIPLTAMKPDSLLVEEETKQNPPQNIPSTAMKPDDLLVKEETKQNPPQNIPLDTVSSENKLETEQKINNAQQADPPKDASLDLLEKKPMMNQSGYQRSGVKRKALVGGRKKKKVSKAKRLAIEPSNSKVVIPLMCDLCNVQCDTREILRQHLLGRQHISALKCVEGHHPIYGQAGLQAIYPPNPVTNSLYSLGAQQVLNGAQASDPIAGASLLPQNENAAVPSGTGVSGLN; this is encoded by the exons ATGGATTCATCTCAGCAAAACCAATATCCTTATTATCCTGCATCACAGCAACCCTATAATCCATCTcgttttcaagcctatgatcgtCAATCCTATTATCAATACAATCAAGACCCAAATCAACGACAACAGCAGCAGCAGATGTATAATCAtcaacaacagcagcagcagtatCATCATCAACAGCCCCAACAACAATTTTCATCGTATTACCCTCCTAATTATTCAAGTTCATATCCACCACAACACCCACAAACCCATCAACAATGGAATCCTCAAGAACCCCCAATTCATCCACCGGGGGTTTCAATTCAACCCTCACATGGGCAACCTCACTTTCAGTTACCGAATCAGCAGAATGGTTATCACTTGCCCCAAAGGACAGACGGGGTTGGGCTAGGGATGAACCCTGTGGCAGCGTTGGCACAGTTGAACCAGTTAGCTGGTTCTGTGGGTTCAGCGGAAAGGCCGACGGCTGGATTGCACGGTCAGAGTTGGTACCCTCAGACACAAGGGTTCGGACCCGTGATTGGAGGGCCGGGTACCTATACGGGTCCGGGTCTGGGATCTGGTGCATTTCCTGGAAATGGGGCGGGCCCATCTGGATTGCGTTCTCAT CTACTTCTGCAGGCTGGTAAATCATTAGATAAGGGTGGTGGTAGAAGCAGGGGTGGTGATAGAAGGAGGGGTGGTGGTCCGAGCAAGGGTGGTGATAGAAGGAGGGGTGGTGGTCAGAGCAAAGGTGGTGATAGGAGGAGGGGTGATGGTCAGAGCAAAGGTGGTGATAGAAGGAGGGGTGATGGTCAGAGCAAAGGTGGTGATAGAAGGAGGGGTGGTGGTCAGAGCAAAGGTGGTGGTAGGGGTAAAGTTAGCAATTCTGCTCGAGTTGGTAGGTGTGATCTGTGCAATGTTGATTGCGGTTGTTTGGGCATCCTTAAGATGCACTTGAATGGAAAGCGGCACAAAAGGAACTTGGAAAAATTGGAAGCAAATGAAAACAGAACTGTTGGCGATTTCGAGAATGTGCAGAAACCTTCTGGTGACTTAAAACCAGGAACAGCCATGAAGCCTGATAACTTGCTTGTGGAAGAAGAGACTAAGCAGAATCCACCACAAAATATTCCTTTAACAGCCATGAAGCCTGATAACTTGCTTGTGGAAGAAGAGACTAAGCAGAATCCACCAGAAAATATTCCTTTAACAGTCATGAAGCCTGATGACTTGCTTGTGGAAGAAGAGACTAAGCAGAATCCACCACAAAATATTCCGTTAACAGCCATGAAACCTGATAACTTGCTTGTGGAAGAAGAGACTAAGCAGAATCCACCACAAAATATTCCTTTAACAGCCATGAAGCCTGATAGCTTACTTGTGGAAGAAGAGACTAAGCAGAATCCACCACAAAATATTCCTTCAACAGCCATGAAGCCTGATGACTTGCTTGTGAAAGAAGAGACTAAGCAGAATCCACCACAAAATATTCCTTTAGACACTGTATCTTccgaaaataaattagaaactGAACAGAAAATCAATAATGCACAACAAGCTGATCCACCTAAAGATGCAAGTCTCGATTTGCTGGAAAAGAAGCCCATGATGAATCAATCTGGATATCAGAGGTCCGGTGTGAAACGCAAGGCGTTAGTTGGtggaaggaagaaaaagaaagtttcTAAAGCGAAGAGGCTGGCGATTGAACCTTCCAATTCTAAGGTTGTAATTCCTTTGATGTGTGACCTGTGCAATGTGCAATGTGATACACGGGAGATTCTGAGACAACATCTTTTGGGTAGACAGCACATTTCAGCCCTCAAGTGTGTTGAAGGTCACCACCCTATATATGGACAAGCAGGACTTCAAGCGATTTATCCTCCTAATCCCGTCACAAATTCCCTATATTCACTGGGTGCTCAACAAGTTTTGAATGGTGCACAAGCTTCAGATCCCATTGCTGGTGCATCTCTTCTTCCTCAGAATGAAAATGCTGCTGTGCCTTCTGGAACAG GAGTCAGTGGTTTGAATTGA
- the LOC129899066 gene encoding uncharacterized protein LOC129899066 isoform X1, which produces MDSSQQNQYPYYPASQQPYNPSRFQAYDRQSYYQYNQDPNQRQQQQQMYNHQQQQQQYHHQQPQQQFSSYYPPNYSSSYPPQHPQTHQQWNPQEPPIHPPGVSIQPSHGQPHFQLPNQQNGYHLPQRTDGVGLGMNPVAALAQLNQLAGSVGSAERPTAGLHGQSWYPQTQGFGPVIGGPGTYTGPGLGSGAFPGNGAGPSGLRSHVSRLCQAGKSLDKGGGRSRGGDRRRGGGPSKGGDRRRGGGQSKGGDRRRGDGQSKGGDRRRGDGQSKGGDRRRGGGQSKGGGRGKVSNSARVGRCDLCNVDCGCLGILKMHLNGKRHKRNLEKLEANENRTVGDFENVQKPSGDLKPGTAMKPDNLLVEEETKQNPPQNIPLTAMKPDNLLVEEETKQNPPENIPLTVMKPDDLLVEEETKQNPPQNIPLTAMKPDNLLVEEETKQNPPQNIPLTAMKPDSLLVEEETKQNPPQNIPSTAMKPDDLLVKEETKQNPPQNIPLDTVSSENKLETEQKINNAQQADPPKDASLDLLEKKPMMNQSGYQRSGVKRKALVGGRKKKKVSKAKRLAIEPSNSKVVIPLMCDLCNVQCDTREILRQHLLGRQHISALKCVEGHHPIYGQAGLQAIYPPNPVTNSLYSLGAQQVLNGAQASDPIAGASLLPQNENAAVPSGTGVSGLN; this is translated from the exons ATGGATTCATCTCAGCAAAACCAATATCCTTATTATCCTGCATCACAGCAACCCTATAATCCATCTcgttttcaagcctatgatcgtCAATCCTATTATCAATACAATCAAGACCCAAATCAACGACAACAGCAGCAGCAGATGTATAATCAtcaacaacagcagcagcagtatCATCATCAACAGCCCCAACAACAATTTTCATCGTATTACCCTCCTAATTATTCAAGTTCATATCCACCACAACACCCACAAACCCATCAACAATGGAATCCTCAAGAACCCCCAATTCATCCACCGGGGGTTTCAATTCAACCCTCACATGGGCAACCTCACTTTCAGTTACCGAATCAGCAGAATGGTTATCACTTGCCCCAAAGGACAGACGGGGTTGGGCTAGGGATGAACCCTGTGGCAGCGTTGGCACAGTTGAACCAGTTAGCTGGTTCTGTGGGTTCAGCGGAAAGGCCGACGGCTGGATTGCACGGTCAGAGTTGGTACCCTCAGACACAAGGGTTCGGACCCGTGATTGGAGGGCCGGGTACCTATACGGGTCCGGGTCTGGGATCTGGTGCATTTCCTGGAAATGGGGCGGGCCCATCTGGATTGCGTTCTCATGTAAGTCGTCTCTGTCAA GCTGGTAAATCATTAGATAAGGGTGGTGGTAGAAGCAGGGGTGGTGATAGAAGGAGGGGTGGTGGTCCGAGCAAGGGTGGTGATAGAAGGAGGGGTGGTGGTCAGAGCAAAGGTGGTGATAGGAGGAGGGGTGATGGTCAGAGCAAAGGTGGTGATAGAAGGAGGGGTGATGGTCAGAGCAAAGGTGGTGATAGAAGGAGGGGTGGTGGTCAGAGCAAAGGTGGTGGTAGGGGTAAAGTTAGCAATTCTGCTCGAGTTGGTAGGTGTGATCTGTGCAATGTTGATTGCGGTTGTTTGGGCATCCTTAAGATGCACTTGAATGGAAAGCGGCACAAAAGGAACTTGGAAAAATTGGAAGCAAATGAAAACAGAACTGTTGGCGATTTCGAGAATGTGCAGAAACCTTCTGGTGACTTAAAACCAGGAACAGCCATGAAGCCTGATAACTTGCTTGTGGAAGAAGAGACTAAGCAGAATCCACCACAAAATATTCCTTTAACAGCCATGAAGCCTGATAACTTGCTTGTGGAAGAAGAGACTAAGCAGAATCCACCAGAAAATATTCCTTTAACAGTCATGAAGCCTGATGACTTGCTTGTGGAAGAAGAGACTAAGCAGAATCCACCACAAAATATTCCGTTAACAGCCATGAAACCTGATAACTTGCTTGTGGAAGAAGAGACTAAGCAGAATCCACCACAAAATATTCCTTTAACAGCCATGAAGCCTGATAGCTTACTTGTGGAAGAAGAGACTAAGCAGAATCCACCACAAAATATTCCTTCAACAGCCATGAAGCCTGATGACTTGCTTGTGAAAGAAGAGACTAAGCAGAATCCACCACAAAATATTCCTTTAGACACTGTATCTTccgaaaataaattagaaactGAACAGAAAATCAATAATGCACAACAAGCTGATCCACCTAAAGATGCAAGTCTCGATTTGCTGGAAAAGAAGCCCATGATGAATCAATCTGGATATCAGAGGTCCGGTGTGAAACGCAAGGCGTTAGTTGGtggaaggaagaaaaagaaagtttcTAAAGCGAAGAGGCTGGCGATTGAACCTTCCAATTCTAAGGTTGTAATTCCTTTGATGTGTGACCTGTGCAATGTGCAATGTGATACACGGGAGATTCTGAGACAACATCTTTTGGGTAGACAGCACATTTCAGCCCTCAAGTGTGTTGAAGGTCACCACCCTATATATGGACAAGCAGGACTTCAAGCGATTTATCCTCCTAATCCCGTCACAAATTCCCTATATTCACTGGGTGCTCAACAAGTTTTGAATGGTGCACAAGCTTCAGATCCCATTGCTGGTGCATCTCTTCTTCCTCAGAATGAAAATGCTGCTGTGCCTTCTGGAACAG GAGTCAGTGGTTTGAATTGA
- the LOC129899066 gene encoding uncharacterized protein LOC129899066 isoform X4 gives MDSSQQNQYPYYPASQQPYNPSRFQAYDRQSYYQYNQDPNQRQQQQQMYNHQQQQQQYHHQQPQQQFSSYYPPNYSSSYPPQHPQTHQQWNPQEPPIHPPGVSIQPSHGQPHFQLPNQQNGYHLPQRTDGVGLGMNPVAALAQLNQLAGSVGSAERPTAGLHGQSWYPQTQGFGPVIGGPGTYTGPGLGSGAFPGNGAGPSGLRSHAGKSLDKGGGRSRGGDRRRGGGPSKGGDRRRGGGQSKGGDRRRGDGQSKGGDRRRGDGQSKGGDRRRGGGQSKGGGRGKVSNSARVGRCDLCNVDCGCLGILKMHLNGKRHKRNLEKLEANENRTVGDFENVQKPSGDLKPGTAMKPDNLLVEEETKQNPPQNIPLTAMKPDNLLVEEETKQNPPENIPLTVMKPDDLLVEEETKQNPPQNIPLTAMKPDNLLVEEETKQNPPQNIPLTAMKPDSLLVEEETKQNPPQNIPSTAMKPDDLLVKEETKQNPPQNIPLDTVSSENKLETEQKINNAQQADPPKDASLDLLEKKPMMNQSGYQRSGVKRKALVGGRKKKKVSKAKRLAIEPSNSKVVIPLMCDLCNVQCDTREILRQHLLGRQHISALKCVEGHHPIYGQAGLQAIYPPNPVTNSLYSLGAQQVLNGAQASDPIAGASLLPQNENAAVPSGTGVVSDS, from the exons ATGGATTCATCTCAGCAAAACCAATATCCTTATTATCCTGCATCACAGCAACCCTATAATCCATCTcgttttcaagcctatgatcgtCAATCCTATTATCAATACAATCAAGACCCAAATCAACGACAACAGCAGCAGCAGATGTATAATCAtcaacaacagcagcagcagtatCATCATCAACAGCCCCAACAACAATTTTCATCGTATTACCCTCCTAATTATTCAAGTTCATATCCACCACAACACCCACAAACCCATCAACAATGGAATCCTCAAGAACCCCCAATTCATCCACCGGGGGTTTCAATTCAACCCTCACATGGGCAACCTCACTTTCAGTTACCGAATCAGCAGAATGGTTATCACTTGCCCCAAAGGACAGACGGGGTTGGGCTAGGGATGAACCCTGTGGCAGCGTTGGCACAGTTGAACCAGTTAGCTGGTTCTGTGGGTTCAGCGGAAAGGCCGACGGCTGGATTGCACGGTCAGAGTTGGTACCCTCAGACACAAGGGTTCGGACCCGTGATTGGAGGGCCGGGTACCTATACGGGTCCGGGTCTGGGATCTGGTGCATTTCCTGGAAATGGGGCGGGCCCATCTGGATTGCGTTCTCAT GCTGGTAAATCATTAGATAAGGGTGGTGGTAGAAGCAGGGGTGGTGATAGAAGGAGGGGTGGTGGTCCGAGCAAGGGTGGTGATAGAAGGAGGGGTGGTGGTCAGAGCAAAGGTGGTGATAGGAGGAGGGGTGATGGTCAGAGCAAAGGTGGTGATAGAAGGAGGGGTGATGGTCAGAGCAAAGGTGGTGATAGAAGGAGGGGTGGTGGTCAGAGCAAAGGTGGTGGTAGGGGTAAAGTTAGCAATTCTGCTCGAGTTGGTAGGTGTGATCTGTGCAATGTTGATTGCGGTTGTTTGGGCATCCTTAAGATGCACTTGAATGGAAAGCGGCACAAAAGGAACTTGGAAAAATTGGAAGCAAATGAAAACAGAACTGTTGGCGATTTCGAGAATGTGCAGAAACCTTCTGGTGACTTAAAACCAGGAACAGCCATGAAGCCTGATAACTTGCTTGTGGAAGAAGAGACTAAGCAGAATCCACCACAAAATATTCCTTTAACAGCCATGAAGCCTGATAACTTGCTTGTGGAAGAAGAGACTAAGCAGAATCCACCAGAAAATATTCCTTTAACAGTCATGAAGCCTGATGACTTGCTTGTGGAAGAAGAGACTAAGCAGAATCCACCACAAAATATTCCGTTAACAGCCATGAAACCTGATAACTTGCTTGTGGAAGAAGAGACTAAGCAGAATCCACCACAAAATATTCCTTTAACAGCCATGAAGCCTGATAGCTTACTTGTGGAAGAAGAGACTAAGCAGAATCCACCACAAAATATTCCTTCAACAGCCATGAAGCCTGATGACTTGCTTGTGAAAGAAGAGACTAAGCAGAATCCACCACAAAATATTCCTTTAGACACTGTATCTTccgaaaataaattagaaactGAACAGAAAATCAATAATGCACAACAAGCTGATCCACCTAAAGATGCAAGTCTCGATTTGCTGGAAAAGAAGCCCATGATGAATCAATCTGGATATCAGAGGTCCGGTGTGAAACGCAAGGCGTTAGTTGGtggaaggaagaaaaagaaagtttcTAAAGCGAAGAGGCTGGCGATTGAACCTTCCAATTCTAAGGTTGTAATTCCTTTGATGTGTGACCTGTGCAATGTGCAATGTGATACACGGGAGATTCTGAGACAACATCTTTTGGGTAGACAGCACATTTCAGCCCTCAAGTGTGTTGAAGGTCACCACCCTATATATGGACAAGCAGGACTTCAAGCGATTTATCCTCCTAATCCCGTCACAAATTCCCTATATTCACTGGGTGCTCAACAAGTTTTGAATGGTGCACAAGCTTCAGATCCCATTGCTGGTGCATCTCTTCTTCCTCAGAATGAAAATGCTGCTGTGCCTTCTGGAACAGGTGTGGTTTCTGATTCTTAG